In Drosophila willistoni isolate 14030-0811.24 chromosome XR unlocalized genomic scaffold, UCI_dwil_1.1 Seg41, whole genome shotgun sequence, the following are encoded in one genomic region:
- the LOC6643054 gene encoding protein trachealess isoform X5: MLPYQAAVAMDYAGYQRQPTPGHPGSHMAATMGSLGMPTVPFTHSWMVPTQDLCAMPPYNKMPNQHQPGGPGMHAQQQPIEPGILELRKEKSRDAARSRRGKENYEFYELAKMLPLPAAITSQLDKASIIRLTISYLKLRDFSGHGDPPWTREASSSSKLKSAAIRRSPAVDLFEQHQGTHILQSLDGFALAVAADGRFLYISETVSIYLGLSQVEMTGSSIFDYIHQADHSEIAEQLGLSLTSGTGGGGVAGGGGGGGGSSGSGAAGMASPTSGASDDGSGTHGTNNPDVAASMTQASTAGYKGYDRSFCVRMKSTLTKRGCHFKSSGYRVVLLLCKLRPQYTFSHTRKSQPPLLGMVALAIALPPPSVHEIRLECDMFVTRVNFDLRVAHCEPRVSDLLDYAPEDLVNKSLYSLCHAEDANRLRKSHTDLIEKGQVLTGYYRLMNKSGGYTWLQTCATVVCSTKNADEQNIICVNYVISNRENENLILDCCQLEPSVDSIKHEEGLGNDKSSGSPSGDASGEGNPHLSAGDMKLSSPKTDPEGHSHRGRGRSATSAHGSSLNNLSLIKDSPTPLGVEVDTGVGVLPATVATPVPAPTPANTSTSSTTTKRKRKSKAAQQAEEQTEQISAEQQPLTKLPAMEQRDGGATPRSRLPSIVEEQTNSAADSAVKDLEHAMSKHLPSPGSVTGNNPPSTDFSADSLIKQQQQQQQQQQQQQQQQQQQQQQPHDPNEKSSTIQWIGTPYQQPAPMPATALLRQLYANRESVIRATARQTPTGVGPGVFYGEQQTGPLPTPPGSESSYENQYLQLHSAAAAGHPGSGGQKTSADAFTNLVSTYGGYHSSIDYHNAMTPPSSVSPRDSNNAAKVAPSAAPVLTTNGGGGGGGGGYEYADPLRGQYATPTGDVATTSLPLKPQAYTATMHPHGHATTTTEGGVTYSNLDQPQYFAPHSSFHLYHKGSPASGWYSTPS; encoded by the exons ATGTTGCCCTATCAGGCTGCCGTGGCAATGGATTATGCCGGCTATCAGCGTCAACCAACGCCCGGACATCCTGGCAGTCATATGGCCGCCACCATGGGCTCATTGGGTATGCCAACGGTGCCCTTCACACACAGTTGGATGGTGCCCACACAGGATCTGTGCGCCATGCCGCCATACAACAAAATGCCCAATCAACATCAACCAGGCGGACCCGGAATGCATGCCCAACAGCAACCCATCGAACCTGG cATCCTGGAGCTACGCAAAGAAAAGTCTAGGGATGCGGCTCGTTCAAGGCGTGGCAAAGAGAATTATGAATTCTATGAGCTGGCCAAAATGTTGCCATTGCCGGCTGCTATTACCAGCCAATTGGATAAGGCTTCCATAATAAGACTGACCATAAGCTATTTGAAATTGAGAGACTTTTCCGGACATGGTGATCCGCCATGGACCCGTGAGGCATCCAGTAGCAGTAAACTGAAAA GTGCAGCCATTCGACGTAGTCCCGCCGTTGATTTGTTTGAACAACATCAGGGCACCCACATACTGCAG TCACTCGATGGCTTCGCCTTGGCTGTGGCCGCTGATGGACGCTTCCTGTACATATCGGAAACGGTGTCCATCTATTTGGGCTTATCGCAAGTGGAGATGACTGGCAGCAGTATATTCGATTATATCCATCAGGCCGATCATTCAGAAATTGCCGAACAATTGGGTCTCAGTCTGACCAGTGGAACTGGTGGCGGTGGTGTTGctggtggtggcggcggcggtggtggcagCAGCGGCAGTGGTGCTGCAGGCATGGCCTCACCCACATCGGGAGCCTCAGATGATGGCAGTGGCACACACGGTACGAACAATCCCGACG TTGCCGCCTCAATGACACAGGCATCGACAGCTGGCTACAAGGGCTATGATCGTAGCTTTTGTGTCAGGATGAAATCCACATTGACCAAACGTGGTTGCCATTTCAAATCTTCTGGCTATCGG GTTGTCCTCCTGCTATGCAAACTACGGCCTCAATACACATTCTCCCACACACGAAAGTCACAACCTCCGCTGCTTGGTATGGTGGCATTGGCCATTGCCCTGCCACCGCCTTCGGTTCATGAGATACGTTTGGAGTGCGATATGTTTGTGACACGTGTCAATTTCGATTTACGTGTGGCGCACTGTGAGCCCAG AGTCTCTGATCTGCTGGATTATGCACCTGAGGATCTGGTTAACAAGAGCTTGTATTCACTGTGCCATGCCGAAGATGCCAATCGGTTACGTAAAAGTCACACAGATT tAATCGAAAAGGGTCAAGTTTTGACGGGCTACTATCGTCTGATGAACAAAAGTGGTGGCTACACTTGGCTACAAACCTGCGCCACTGTCGTCTGTAGTACCAAAAATGCCGATGAGCAGAACATAATATGCGTCAACTATGTGATTAG TAATCGCGAAAACGAGAACCTCATTCTAGACTGTTGTCAACTGGAACCCAGTGTGGATAGCATTAAGCATGAAGAGGGCTTGGGTAATGACAAGAGCAGTGGCTCGCCCAGCGGTGATGCATCCGGCGAGGGTAATCCTCATCTCAGTGCCGGTGACATGAAATTAAGTTCACCCAAAACCGATCCCGAAGGCCATTCACATCGTGGTCGCGGACGTAGTGCAACGTCGGCCCATGGCAGTAGTCTGAATAATCTCTCGCTGATCAAGGACAGTCCAACGCCATTGGGCGTAGAGGTAGACACGGGAGTGGGAGTTCTACCAGCCACTGTGGCCACACCTGTGCCGGCACCAACACCAGCTAATACCTCCACAAGCTCCACAACAACGAAGCGGAAACGCAAGAGCAAGGCGGCCCAACAGGCCGAAGAGCAGACCGAGCAGATTAGTGCCGAGCAGCAGCCATTGACCAAGTTACCAGCCATGGAGCAACGTGATGGTGGGGCAACGCCACGAAGTCGTCTGCCATCGATTGTTGAGGAGCAAACGAATTCGGCGGCAGATTCTGCAGTCAAGGATCTGGAGCATGCAATGTCCAAGCATTTGCCATCGCCGGGATCAGTGACTGGTAATAATCCGCCAAGCACTGACTTTAGCGCCGATTCCCTGAttaagcaacaacagcagcagcaacagcagcaacaacaacagcagcagcagcagcagcagcaacaacaacaaccacatgATCCCAATGAGAAGAGCAGCACAATACAATGGATAGGTACACCGTATCAACAACCTGCTCCAATGCCAGCAACGGCTCTACTCCGACAACTCTATGCCAATAGAGAGAGCGTCATTAGGGCCACAGCACGACAGACACCCACAGGCGTGGGCCCGGGAGTCTTCTATGGAGAACAGCAGACAGGTCCATTGCCGACACCACCAGGCAGTGAGTCATCCTATGAGAATCAATACCTACAATTGCATTcggctgccgccgctggacaTCCCGGAAGCGGTGGGCAAAAGACCTCGGCGGATGCCTTCACCAATCTAGTATCCACCTATGGTGGCTATCACAGTTCGATTGACTATCACAATGCCATGACACCGCCATCCTCGGTGTCGCCACGCGATAGCAACAATGCGGCCAAAGTGGCTCCCTCGGCGGCTCCAGTGCTGACCACAAACGGCGGgggcggcggtggtggcggtggcTATGAGTATGCCGATCCATTGAGGGGACAATATGCCACACCAACCGGAGATGTGGCTACCACATCGTTACCCCTGAAACCGCAAGCCTATACAGCAACAATGCATCCGCATGGCCATGCCACCACCACAACAGAGGGCGGTGTCACCTACAGCAATCTGGATCAACCGCAATACTTTGCCCCACACTCCAGTTTCCATTTGTATCACAAGGGTAGCCCGGCCAGCGGTTGGTATTCCACACCATCCTAG
- the LOC6643054 gene encoding protein trachealess isoform X3 has protein sequence MLPYQAAVAMDYAGYQRQPTPGHPGSHMAATMGSLGMPTVPFTHSWMVPTQDLCAMPPYNKMPNQHQPGGPGMHAQQQPIEPGILELRKEKSRDAARSRRGKENYEFYELAKMLPLPAAITSQLDKASIIRLTISYLKLRDFSGHGDPPWTREASSSSKLKSAAIRRSPAVDLFEQHQGTHILQSLDGFALAVAADGRFLYISETVSIYLGLSQVEMTGSSIFDYIHQADHSEIAEQLGLSLTSGTGGGGVAGGGGGGGGSSGSGAAGMASPTSGASDDGSGTHGTNNPDVAASMTQASTAGYKGYDRSFCVRMKSTLTKRGCHFKSSGYRANDATSNCNGNNNNAKNLKNPGSNYSVVLLLCKLRPQYTFSHTRKSQPPLLGMVALAIALPPPSVHEIRLECDMFVTRVNFDLRVAHCEPRVSDLLDYAPEDLVNKSLYSLCHAEDANRLRKSHTDLIEKGQVLTGYYRLMNKSGGYTWLQTCATVVCSTKNADEQNIICVNYVISNRENENLILDCCQLEPSVDSIKHEEGLGNDKSSGSPSGDASGEGNPHLSAGDMKLSSPKTDPEGHSHRGRGRSATSAHGSSLNNLSLIKDSPTPLGVEVDTGVGVLPATVATPVPAPTPANTSTSSTTTKRKRKSKAAQQAEEQTEQISAEQQPLTKLPAMEQRDGGATPRSRLPSIVEEQTNSAADSAVKDLEHAMSKHLPSPGSVTGNNPPSTDFSADSLIKQQQQQQQQQQQQQQQQQQQQQQPHDPNEKSSTIQWIGTPYQQPAPMPATALLRQLYANRESVIRATARQTPTGVGPGVFYGEQQTGPLPTPPGSESSYENQYLQLHSAAAAGHPGSGGQKTSADAFTNLVSTYGGYHSSIDYHNAMTPPSSVSPRDSNNAAKVAPSAAPVLTTNGGGGGGGGGYEYADPLRGQYATPTGDVATTSLPLKPQAYTATMHPHGHATTTTEGGVTYSNLDQPQYFAPHSSFHLYHKGSPASGWYSTPS, from the exons ATGTTGCCCTATCAGGCTGCCGTGGCAATGGATTATGCCGGCTATCAGCGTCAACCAACGCCCGGACATCCTGGCAGTCATATGGCCGCCACCATGGGCTCATTGGGTATGCCAACGGTGCCCTTCACACACAGTTGGATGGTGCCCACACAGGATCTGTGCGCCATGCCGCCATACAACAAAATGCCCAATCAACATCAACCAGGCGGACCCGGAATGCATGCCCAACAGCAACCCATCGAACCTGG cATCCTGGAGCTACGCAAAGAAAAGTCTAGGGATGCGGCTCGTTCAAGGCGTGGCAAAGAGAATTATGAATTCTATGAGCTGGCCAAAATGTTGCCATTGCCGGCTGCTATTACCAGCCAATTGGATAAGGCTTCCATAATAAGACTGACCATAAGCTATTTGAAATTGAGAGACTTTTCCGGACATGGTGATCCGCCATGGACCCGTGAGGCATCCAGTAGCAGTAAACTGAAAA GTGCAGCCATTCGACGTAGTCCCGCCGTTGATTTGTTTGAACAACATCAGGGCACCCACATACTGCAG TCACTCGATGGCTTCGCCTTGGCTGTGGCCGCTGATGGACGCTTCCTGTACATATCGGAAACGGTGTCCATCTATTTGGGCTTATCGCAAGTGGAGATGACTGGCAGCAGTATATTCGATTATATCCATCAGGCCGATCATTCAGAAATTGCCGAACAATTGGGTCTCAGTCTGACCAGTGGAACTGGTGGCGGTGGTGTTGctggtggtggcggcggcggtggtggcagCAGCGGCAGTGGTGCTGCAGGCATGGCCTCACCCACATCGGGAGCCTCAGATGATGGCAGTGGCACACACGGTACGAACAATCCCGACG TTGCCGCCTCAATGACACAGGCATCGACAGCTGGCTACAAGGGCTATGATCGTAGCTTTTGTGTCAGGATGAAATCCACATTGACCAAACGTGGTTGCCATTTCAAATCTTCTGGCTATCGG GCCaacgatgcaacgagcaattGCAATGGTAACAATAACAATGCTAAAAATCTTAAGAATCCGGGCTCAAACTATTCG GTTGTCCTCCTGCTATGCAAACTACGGCCTCAATACACATTCTCCCACACACGAAAGTCACAACCTCCGCTGCTTGGTATGGTGGCATTGGCCATTGCCCTGCCACCGCCTTCGGTTCATGAGATACGTTTGGAGTGCGATATGTTTGTGACACGTGTCAATTTCGATTTACGTGTGGCGCACTGTGAGCCCAG AGTCTCTGATCTGCTGGATTATGCACCTGAGGATCTGGTTAACAAGAGCTTGTATTCACTGTGCCATGCCGAAGATGCCAATCGGTTACGTAAAAGTCACACAGATT tAATCGAAAAGGGTCAAGTTTTGACGGGCTACTATCGTCTGATGAACAAAAGTGGTGGCTACACTTGGCTACAAACCTGCGCCACTGTCGTCTGTAGTACCAAAAATGCCGATGAGCAGAACATAATATGCGTCAACTATGTGATTAG TAATCGCGAAAACGAGAACCTCATTCTAGACTGTTGTCAACTGGAACCCAGTGTGGATAGCATTAAGCATGAAGAGGGCTTGGGTAATGACAAGAGCAGTGGCTCGCCCAGCGGTGATGCATCCGGCGAGGGTAATCCTCATCTCAGTGCCGGTGACATGAAATTAAGTTCACCCAAAACCGATCCCGAAGGCCATTCACATCGTGGTCGCGGACGTAGTGCAACGTCGGCCCATGGCAGTAGTCTGAATAATCTCTCGCTGATCAAGGACAGTCCAACGCCATTGGGCGTAGAGGTAGACACGGGAGTGGGAGTTCTACCAGCCACTGTGGCCACACCTGTGCCGGCACCAACACCAGCTAATACCTCCACAAGCTCCACAACAACGAAGCGGAAACGCAAGAGCAAGGCGGCCCAACAGGCCGAAGAGCAGACCGAGCAGATTAGTGCCGAGCAGCAGCCATTGACCAAGTTACCAGCCATGGAGCAACGTGATGGTGGGGCAACGCCACGAAGTCGTCTGCCATCGATTGTTGAGGAGCAAACGAATTCGGCGGCAGATTCTGCAGTCAAGGATCTGGAGCATGCAATGTCCAAGCATTTGCCATCGCCGGGATCAGTGACTGGTAATAATCCGCCAAGCACTGACTTTAGCGCCGATTCCCTGAttaagcaacaacagcagcagcaacagcagcaacaacaacagcagcagcagcagcagcagcaacaacaacaaccacatgATCCCAATGAGAAGAGCAGCACAATACAATGGATAGGTACACCGTATCAACAACCTGCTCCAATGCCAGCAACGGCTCTACTCCGACAACTCTATGCCAATAGAGAGAGCGTCATTAGGGCCACAGCACGACAGACACCCACAGGCGTGGGCCCGGGAGTCTTCTATGGAGAACAGCAGACAGGTCCATTGCCGACACCACCAGGCAGTGAGTCATCCTATGAGAATCAATACCTACAATTGCATTcggctgccgccgctggacaTCCCGGAAGCGGTGGGCAAAAGACCTCGGCGGATGCCTTCACCAATCTAGTATCCACCTATGGTGGCTATCACAGTTCGATTGACTATCACAATGCCATGACACCGCCATCCTCGGTGTCGCCACGCGATAGCAACAATGCGGCCAAAGTGGCTCCCTCGGCGGCTCCAGTGCTGACCACAAACGGCGGgggcggcggtggtggcggtggcTATGAGTATGCCGATCCATTGAGGGGACAATATGCCACACCAACCGGAGATGTGGCTACCACATCGTTACCCCTGAAACCGCAAGCCTATACAGCAACAATGCATCCGCATGGCCATGCCACCACCACAACAGAGGGCGGTGTCACCTACAGCAATCTGGATCAACCGCAATACTTTGCCCCACACTCCAGTTTCCATTTGTATCACAAGGGTAGCCCGGCCAGCGGTTGGTATTCCACACCATCCTAG
- the LOC6643054 gene encoding protein trachealess isoform X4, whose translation MLPYQAAVAMDYAGYQRQPTPGHPGSHMAATMGSLGMPTVPFTHSWMVPTQDLCAMPPYNKMPNQHQPGGPGMHAQQQPIEPGILELRKEKSRDAARSRRGKENYEFYELAKMLPLPAAITSQLDKASIIRLTISYLKLRDFSGHGDPPWTREASSSSKLKSAAIRRSPAVDLFEQHQGTHILQSLDGFALAVAADGRFLYISETVSIYLGLSQVEMTGSSIFDYIHQADHSEIAEQLGLSLTSGTGGGGVAGGGGGGGGSSGSGAAGMASPTSGASDDGSGTHVAASMTQASTAGYKGYDRSFCVRMKSTLTKRGCHFKSSGYRANDATSNCNGNNNNAKNLKNPGSNYSVVLLLCKLRPQYTFSHTRKSQPPLLGMVALAIALPPPSVHEIRLECDMFVTRVNFDLRVAHCEPRVSDLLDYAPEDLVNKSLYSLCHAEDANRLRKSHTDLIEKGQVLTGYYRLMNKSGGYTWLQTCATVVCSTKNADEQNIICVNYVISNRENENLILDCCQLEPSVDSIKHEEGLGNDKSSGSPSGDASGEGNPHLSAGDMKLSSPKTDPEGHSHRGRGRSATSAHGSSLNNLSLIKDSPTPLGVEVDTGVGVLPATVATPVPAPTPANTSTSSTTTKRKRKSKAAQQAEEQTEQISAEQQPLTKLPAMEQRDGGATPRSRLPSIVEEQTNSAADSAVKDLEHAMSKHLPSPGSVTGNNPPSTDFSADSLIKQQQQQQQQQQQQQQQQQQQQQQPHDPNEKSSTIQWIGTPYQQPAPMPATALLRQLYANRESVIRATARQTPTGVGPGVFYGEQQTGPLPTPPGSESSYENQYLQLHSAAAAGHPGSGGQKTSADAFTNLVSTYGGYHSSIDYHNAMTPPSSVSPRDSNNAAKVAPSAAPVLTTNGGGGGGGGGYEYADPLRGQYATPTGDVATTSLPLKPQAYTATMHPHGHATTTTEGGVTYSNLDQPQYFAPHSSFHLYHKGSPASGWYSTPS comes from the exons ATGTTGCCCTATCAGGCTGCCGTGGCAATGGATTATGCCGGCTATCAGCGTCAACCAACGCCCGGACATCCTGGCAGTCATATGGCCGCCACCATGGGCTCATTGGGTATGCCAACGGTGCCCTTCACACACAGTTGGATGGTGCCCACACAGGATCTGTGCGCCATGCCGCCATACAACAAAATGCCCAATCAACATCAACCAGGCGGACCCGGAATGCATGCCCAACAGCAACCCATCGAACCTGG cATCCTGGAGCTACGCAAAGAAAAGTCTAGGGATGCGGCTCGTTCAAGGCGTGGCAAAGAGAATTATGAATTCTATGAGCTGGCCAAAATGTTGCCATTGCCGGCTGCTATTACCAGCCAATTGGATAAGGCTTCCATAATAAGACTGACCATAAGCTATTTGAAATTGAGAGACTTTTCCGGACATGGTGATCCGCCATGGACCCGTGAGGCATCCAGTAGCAGTAAACTGAAAA GTGCAGCCATTCGACGTAGTCCCGCCGTTGATTTGTTTGAACAACATCAGGGCACCCACATACTGCAG TCACTCGATGGCTTCGCCTTGGCTGTGGCCGCTGATGGACGCTTCCTGTACATATCGGAAACGGTGTCCATCTATTTGGGCTTATCGCAAGTGGAGATGACTGGCAGCAGTATATTCGATTATATCCATCAGGCCGATCATTCAGAAATTGCCGAACAATTGGGTCTCAGTCTGACCAGTGGAACTGGTGGCGGTGGTGTTGctggtggtggcggcggcggtggtggcagCAGCGGCAGTGGTGCTGCAGGCATGGCCTCACCCACATCGGGAGCCTCAGATGATGGCAGTGGCACACACG TTGCCGCCTCAATGACACAGGCATCGACAGCTGGCTACAAGGGCTATGATCGTAGCTTTTGTGTCAGGATGAAATCCACATTGACCAAACGTGGTTGCCATTTCAAATCTTCTGGCTATCGG GCCaacgatgcaacgagcaattGCAATGGTAACAATAACAATGCTAAAAATCTTAAGAATCCGGGCTCAAACTATTCG GTTGTCCTCCTGCTATGCAAACTACGGCCTCAATACACATTCTCCCACACACGAAAGTCACAACCTCCGCTGCTTGGTATGGTGGCATTGGCCATTGCCCTGCCACCGCCTTCGGTTCATGAGATACGTTTGGAGTGCGATATGTTTGTGACACGTGTCAATTTCGATTTACGTGTGGCGCACTGTGAGCCCAG AGTCTCTGATCTGCTGGATTATGCACCTGAGGATCTGGTTAACAAGAGCTTGTATTCACTGTGCCATGCCGAAGATGCCAATCGGTTACGTAAAAGTCACACAGATT tAATCGAAAAGGGTCAAGTTTTGACGGGCTACTATCGTCTGATGAACAAAAGTGGTGGCTACACTTGGCTACAAACCTGCGCCACTGTCGTCTGTAGTACCAAAAATGCCGATGAGCAGAACATAATATGCGTCAACTATGTGATTAG TAATCGCGAAAACGAGAACCTCATTCTAGACTGTTGTCAACTGGAACCCAGTGTGGATAGCATTAAGCATGAAGAGGGCTTGGGTAATGACAAGAGCAGTGGCTCGCCCAGCGGTGATGCATCCGGCGAGGGTAATCCTCATCTCAGTGCCGGTGACATGAAATTAAGTTCACCCAAAACCGATCCCGAAGGCCATTCACATCGTGGTCGCGGACGTAGTGCAACGTCGGCCCATGGCAGTAGTCTGAATAATCTCTCGCTGATCAAGGACAGTCCAACGCCATTGGGCGTAGAGGTAGACACGGGAGTGGGAGTTCTACCAGCCACTGTGGCCACACCTGTGCCGGCACCAACACCAGCTAATACCTCCACAAGCTCCACAACAACGAAGCGGAAACGCAAGAGCAAGGCGGCCCAACAGGCCGAAGAGCAGACCGAGCAGATTAGTGCCGAGCAGCAGCCATTGACCAAGTTACCAGCCATGGAGCAACGTGATGGTGGGGCAACGCCACGAAGTCGTCTGCCATCGATTGTTGAGGAGCAAACGAATTCGGCGGCAGATTCTGCAGTCAAGGATCTGGAGCATGCAATGTCCAAGCATTTGCCATCGCCGGGATCAGTGACTGGTAATAATCCGCCAAGCACTGACTTTAGCGCCGATTCCCTGAttaagcaacaacagcagcagcaacagcagcaacaacaacagcagcagcagcagcagcagcaacaacaacaaccacatgATCCCAATGAGAAGAGCAGCACAATACAATGGATAGGTACACCGTATCAACAACCTGCTCCAATGCCAGCAACGGCTCTACTCCGACAACTCTATGCCAATAGAGAGAGCGTCATTAGGGCCACAGCACGACAGACACCCACAGGCGTGGGCCCGGGAGTCTTCTATGGAGAACAGCAGACAGGTCCATTGCCGACACCACCAGGCAGTGAGTCATCCTATGAGAATCAATACCTACAATTGCATTcggctgccgccgctggacaTCCCGGAAGCGGTGGGCAAAAGACCTCGGCGGATGCCTTCACCAATCTAGTATCCACCTATGGTGGCTATCACAGTTCGATTGACTATCACAATGCCATGACACCGCCATCCTCGGTGTCGCCACGCGATAGCAACAATGCGGCCAAAGTGGCTCCCTCGGCGGCTCCAGTGCTGACCACAAACGGCGGgggcggcggtggtggcggtggcTATGAGTATGCCGATCCATTGAGGGGACAATATGCCACACCAACCGGAGATGTGGCTACCACATCGTTACCCCTGAAACCGCAAGCCTATACAGCAACAATGCATCCGCATGGCCATGCCACCACCACAACAGAGGGCGGTGTCACCTACAGCAATCTGGATCAACCGCAATACTTTGCCCCACACTCCAGTTTCCATTTGTATCACAAGGGTAGCCCGGCCAGCGGTTGGTATTCCACACCATCCTAG